Proteins from a single region of Novosphingobium sp. CECT 9465:
- a CDS encoding cell wall hydrolase, whose product MPLDLAYRPIDLPASAVQAGVAYANAAGPVEARPRDFAARIRRRDMRSIRRALGAPSLVRQRAAGVAMFGMLGMVLGPIGWGEPGGIAAASARERMTGLQPFEKAGESFPGSAFYWLAPEETGLIAPTEAQSAWDARRDDEEAPGGAMARPVIATGNGEDRWRALQCLTAAIYYEAASEPDAGQRAVAQVVLNRVAHPAWPNTVCGVVYQGSERPSCQFSFACDGSLARKPMKAFWDRARRVASDALAGYVYAPVGLATHYHTTAVHPYWAPSLTFLGTIGAHRFYRWAGNAGRPAAFTARYAGGEPLAAPHPRTWTPAPADIADPLSLERAFEQGKIAAASIVQAGAPSPAPIYSAHIQQRGGDTLFKATPITGQASGPMSGSGAVRPEYENSGRWIAQPGS is encoded by the coding sequence ATGCCTTTGGACCTAGCCTACCGGCCTATCGACCTGCCCGCTTCTGCGGTGCAGGCCGGTGTGGCGTACGCTAATGCCGCGGGGCCGGTGGAAGCCAGGCCGCGCGATTTTGCAGCACGCATCCGGCGGCGCGACATGCGTTCGATCCGACGGGCCTTGGGCGCACCGTCACTGGTGCGCCAGCGCGCAGCGGGCGTGGCGATGTTCGGCATGCTCGGCATGGTGCTGGGACCAATCGGCTGGGGGGAGCCGGGGGGGATCGCGGCTGCATCGGCGCGCGAGCGCATGACCGGATTGCAACCGTTCGAAAAGGCGGGGGAAAGCTTCCCCGGATCGGCGTTCTACTGGCTGGCGCCGGAGGAGACCGGGCTGATTGCTCCCACCGAAGCGCAATCGGCATGGGACGCGCGGCGCGATGACGAGGAAGCTCCGGGCGGCGCCATGGCCCGCCCCGTGATTGCTACCGGCAACGGCGAGGACCGCTGGCGCGCATTGCAGTGCCTGACCGCGGCAATCTATTACGAGGCGGCGAGCGAGCCGGATGCCGGGCAGCGCGCGGTGGCGCAAGTGGTGCTGAACCGCGTGGCCCATCCCGCCTGGCCCAATACGGTGTGCGGTGTCGTCTATCAGGGATCGGAGCGGCCATCGTGCCAGTTCAGCTTTGCCTGCGACGGGTCGCTGGCAAGGAAGCCGATGAAGGCGTTCTGGGATCGCGCGCGGCGCGTGGCGTCCGATGCGCTGGCCGGTTACGTCTACGCGCCGGTCGGACTGGCGACGCATTACCATACGACAGCGGTGCATCCTTACTGGGCGCCGAGCCTGACATTCCTTGGCACGATCGGCGCCCACCGGTTCTACCGCTGGGCGGGCAACGCGGGAAGGCCTGCCGCGTTCACCGCGCGCTATGCCGGGGGAGAGCCGCTGGCCGCACCGCATCCACGAACATGGACGCCCGCACCCGCGGATATTGCCGACCCGCTATCGCTGGAGCGTGCGTTCGAACAGGGCAAGATTGCCGCCGCTTCGATAGTGCAGGCAGGCGCCCCCTCACCCGCGCCAATCTATAGCGCTCATATCCAGCAGCGCGGCGGCGATACTTTGTTCAAGGCGACCCCGATAACGGGTCAGGCAAGCGGACCGATGAGCGGAAGCGGCGCAGTGCGCCCGGAATACGAGAATTCCGGGCGCTGGATCGCGCAACCGGGCAGCTGA
- the uvrA gene encoding excinuclease ABC subunit UvrA, with amino-acid sequence MSQSFISVRGAREHNLKGIDIDLPRDSLIVITGLSGSGKSSLAFDTIYAEGQRRYVESLSAYARQFLEMMQKPDVEHIDGLSPAISIEQKTTSRNPRSTVATVTEIYDYMRLLWARIGVPYSPATGLPIAAQTVSQMVDRVMVLPEGTRAYLLAPAVRGRKGEYRKELLEWQKAGYTRVRINGEMMAIEDAPALDKKLKHDIEVVVDRIAVKEGIQTRLADSFEQALKLADGLAYIDLADTTVEALSKAPASSEEGGGGGATALVSTTPSPSSEEEGGKKKSGMKKTGLPPNRIVFSEKFACPVSGFTIDALEPRLFSFNAPQGACPACDGLGEKLLFDPQLVVPNENLSLKQGAVVPWAKSNPPSPYYMQVLASLAGHYGFKLETPWSELPGEVQLIILYGTGGKAVPLTFIDGKKSYTVSKAFEGVIGNLNRRLLQTESAWMREELSKFQTAQPCETCHGKRLKPEALSVKVAGTDISTVTHFSVAAAVEWYGNLDAQLTSQQSQIAKAILKEINERLGFLNNVGLDYLNLDRTSGTLSGGESQRIRLASQIGSGLSGVLYVLDEPSIGLHQRDNDRLLITLKRLRDLGNTVIVVEHDEDAIRTADHVVDLGPGAGVHGGEIVAQGKLQDILDNPESLTGQYLTGARRIEVPEKRRKGNGLFISVEGARANNLQNVSAKIPLGTFTCVTGVSGSGKSSFTIDTLHAGAARQLNGARVIAGAHDAIKGLEHCDKVIEIDQSPIGRTPRSNPATYTGSFTLIRDWFAGLPESAARGYKPGRFSFNVKGGRCEKCQGDGLIKIEMHFLPDVYVTCEECEGRRYNRETLEVKFKGHSIADILDMTIEDAEEFFKAVPPIRDRMHMLNEVGLGYVKVGQQATTLSGGEAQRVKLAKELARRSTGQTLYILDEPTTGLHFEDVRKLLEVLHRLVEQGNSVVVIEHNLDVIKTADWIIDLGPEGGVRGGEIVAEGTPEVVAENPRSFTGSYLGPLLRRAGAHFTSR; translated from the coding sequence ATGTCTCAATCATTCATTTCCGTACGCGGCGCCCGTGAACACAATCTCAAGGGGATCGATATCGATCTTCCGCGCGATAGCCTGATCGTCATCACCGGCCTGTCCGGCTCAGGCAAATCCAGCCTCGCGTTCGATACGATCTATGCGGAAGGGCAGCGCCGCTACGTTGAAAGCCTCTCGGCCTATGCGCGCCAGTTCCTCGAAATGATGCAGAAGCCCGATGTCGAACATATCGACGGCCTCAGCCCCGCAATCAGCATCGAACAGAAAACCACCAGCCGCAACCCGCGCTCCACTGTGGCCACGGTGACGGAAATCTATGATTACATGCGCCTGCTGTGGGCGCGCATCGGGGTGCCGTACAGCCCCGCCACCGGCCTGCCCATCGCGGCGCAGACGGTCAGCCAGATGGTCGATCGCGTGATGGTCCTGCCCGAAGGCACCCGCGCCTATCTTCTCGCGCCCGCGGTGCGCGGCCGCAAGGGCGAATACCGCAAGGAACTGCTCGAATGGCAGAAGGCGGGATACACCCGCGTCCGCATCAATGGCGAAATGATGGCCATCGAAGACGCCCCCGCGCTCGACAAGAAGCTCAAGCACGACATCGAAGTGGTGGTTGACCGTATTGCGGTAAAGGAAGGCATCCAGACGCGGCTGGCCGACAGCTTCGAACAGGCGCTGAAACTCGCCGATGGGCTGGCGTACATCGATCTGGCGGACACGACGGTCGAGGCGCTATCAAAAGCCCCCGCCTCCTCAGAGGAGGGGGGTGGTGGCGGTGCCACTGCGCTCGTCAGCACCACCCCCAGCCCCTCCTCTGAAGAGGAGGGGGGCAAGAAGAAATCCGGCATGAAGAAAACCGGCCTGCCGCCCAACCGCATCGTTTTCAGCGAAAAGTTCGCCTGCCCCGTCAGCGGCTTCACCATTGATGCGCTCGAACCGCGGCTGTTCTCGTTCAACGCCCCACAGGGCGCGTGTCCCGCGTGCGACGGCCTTGGCGAAAAGTTGCTGTTCGATCCGCAACTCGTCGTCCCCAACGAAAACCTCAGCTTGAAGCAGGGCGCGGTCGTGCCGTGGGCGAAAAGCAACCCTCCGTCGCCCTATTACATGCAGGTCCTTGCCAGCCTTGCGGGGCACTATGGCTTCAAGCTGGAAACGCCGTGGTCCGAATTGCCCGGCGAAGTGCAGCTGATCATCCTCTATGGCACCGGCGGCAAGGCCGTGCCGCTGACCTTCATCGATGGCAAGAAGTCCTACACCGTCAGCAAGGCGTTCGAAGGCGTGATCGGCAATCTCAACCGCCGCCTTCTGCAAACCGAAAGCGCGTGGATGCGGGAGGAGCTCAGCAAGTTCCAGACCGCGCAACCTTGTGAAACCTGCCACGGCAAACGGCTCAAACCCGAAGCATTGAGCGTCAAGGTTGCGGGCACCGATATCTCCACGGTCACGCATTTCTCGGTCGCGGCTGCGGTGGAATGGTACGGCAATCTCGACGCGCAGCTCACCTCCCAGCAGAGCCAGATCGCCAAGGCCATCCTCAAGGAAATCAACGAACGCCTCGGCTTCCTCAACAACGTCGGCCTCGATTACCTCAACCTTGATCGCACCTCCGGCACACTGTCCGGCGGGGAAAGCCAGCGCATCCGCCTCGCCAGCCAGATCGGCAGCGGCCTGTCGGGTGTGCTCTACGTGCTCGACGAACCCTCCATCGGTCTCCACCAGCGCGACAATGACCGCCTGCTCATCACGCTGAAACGCCTGCGCGATCTCGGCAATACCGTGATCGTGGTGGAGCATGACGAGGACGCCATCCGCACCGCCGATCATGTGGTCGATCTTGGCCCCGGCGCGGGCGTCCATGGCGGCGAAATCGTCGCGCAGGGCAAGTTGCAGGACATTCTCGACAATCCCGAAAGCCTGACGGGCCAATACCTGACCGGCGCGCGCCGGATCGAAGTTCCCGAAAAGCGCCGCAAGGGCAATGGCTTGTTCATCAGCGTCGAAGGCGCGCGCGCCAACAACCTGCAGAACGTCAGCGCCAAGATCCCGCTCGGCACGTTCACCTGTGTCACCGGCGTCTCCGGCTCTGGCAAGTCCAGCTTTACCATCGATACGCTTCATGCAGGGGCCGCGCGCCAGTTGAACGGCGCGCGGGTGATCGCGGGCGCACACGATGCGATCAAGGGCCTCGAACACTGCGACAAGGTGATCGAGATCGACCAGTCCCCGATTGGCCGTACCCCGCGCTCGAACCCCGCCACCTACACCGGCAGCTTTACCCTGATCCGTGACTGGTTCGCCGGCCTGCCGGAAAGCGCCGCGCGGGGCTACAAACCCGGCCGCTTCAGCTTCAACGTCAAGGGCGGGCGCTGCGAAAAGTGTCAGGGCGATGGCCTGATCAAGATCGAAATGCACTTCCTGCCAGATGTCTACGTCACGTGTGAGGAGTGCGAGGGCCGCCGTTACAACCGCGAAACGCTGGAAGTGAAGTTCAAGGGCCATTCCATCGCCGATATCCTCGACATGACGATCGAGGACGCCGAAGAATTCTTCAAGGCCGTGCCCCCGATCCGCGACCGGATGCACATGTTGAATGAAGTCGGCCTCGGTTATGTGAAGGTCGGTCAGCAGGCCACCACGCTATCGGGCGGCGAAGCGCAGCGCGTAAAACTCGCCAAGGAACTTGCGCGCCGCTCCACCGGCCAAACGCTGTATATTCTTGATGAACCCACCACCGGTCTGCATTTCGAAGACGTCCGCAAGTTGCTGGAAGTGCTTCACCGCCTGGTCGAGCAGGGCAACAGCGTCGTGGTGATCGAACACAACCTTGATGTCATCAAGACGGCGGACTGGATCATCGACCTTGGTCCCGAAGGCGGTGTGCGCGGAGGCGAAATCGTGGCCGAAGGCACTCCCGAAGTCGTGGCGGAAAACCCGCGCAGCTTTACCGGCAGCTATCTGGGACCATTGCTGCGGCGGGCAGGCGCACACTTTACATCGCGCTGA
- a CDS encoding DHA2 family efflux MFS transporter permease subunit, which yields MAAVQPEAADLAAWLAVAAGALGAFMATLDISIVNASLPTIQGEIGASPSEGTWIGTSYLVAEIVVTPITAWLSRMLGLRRFMLIATVLFTAFSVMCGLSGDLTTMIVGRTGQGLAGGTLVPTALTIIATRLPARQQPVGIAIFGGTMLLGPLTGPLLGGWITEAISWRYAFFINVPVGIGLVSLLIFSLPKVAPDWSDLRNADWLGLFGMTLGLGCLTVMLEEGHREQWFESGFIIRLALLSGAGFIAVAWTQFHNPRPIIRLALLRVPAFSACVAMMLMFGALLFGLSYVVPQFLAAIPGYNAFQAGQVVFMPGLSSVMMMLAFPFIVKLLDPRTAVVLGCLIAGISAYLLTGMTAQSVGSAFILPQVLFGGGAAVATLTLQQSSIIAVPLKYADEASAIFMAARNLGGSIGLAMIASFQEQRIDVHRWQIHASISANDIAVQQAMTDNAAMLGGGPEGMAGAYRMLDGQVRLDSLVMSFNDIFLMLALGAVIIAPLALLLRGDRSGSAAVMH from the coding sequence ATGGCCGCAGTGCAGCCGGAAGCCGCCGATCTTGCGGCATGGCTGGCGGTTGCCGCAGGGGCGCTCGGCGCCTTCATGGCCACGCTCGATATTTCGATCGTCAATGCCTCGCTGCCAACCATCCAGGGCGAGATCGGTGCTTCCCCCAGCGAAGGCACATGGATCGGCACGTCCTATCTCGTCGCTGAAATCGTCGTCACGCCCATCACCGCCTGGCTGTCGCGGATGCTGGGCCTGCGTCGGTTCATGCTGATTGCAACCGTGCTGTTTACCGCCTTTTCGGTCATGTGCGGCCTGTCGGGCGATCTCACCACGATGATCGTCGGTCGCACCGGGCAAGGCCTTGCCGGCGGCACGCTCGTCCCCACCGCACTCACGATCATCGCAACCCGGCTTCCGGCGCGGCAGCAGCCGGTGGGCATCGCCATCTTCGGCGGCACCATGTTGCTGGGGCCGCTCACCGGGCCGCTGCTGGGCGGCTGGATTACCGAGGCGATCAGCTGGCGCTATGCGTTCTTCATCAACGTACCGGTCGGCATCGGCCTGGTCAGCCTGCTGATCTTCAGCCTTCCCAAAGTCGCACCTGACTGGAGCGATTTGCGCAATGCCGATTGGCTGGGCCTGTTCGGCATGACGCTGGGGCTGGGCTGCCTCACCGTGATGCTGGAAGAAGGCCACCGTGAACAATGGTTCGAATCCGGCTTCATCATCCGGCTGGCTTTGTTGTCTGGCGCGGGCTTCATCGCTGTGGCCTGGACCCAGTTCCACAACCCCAGGCCGATCATCCGGCTGGCGCTCCTGCGCGTCCCGGCCTTTTCGGCCTGCGTTGCGATGATGCTGATGTTCGGCGCGCTGTTGTTCGGCCTGTCATATGTGGTGCCGCAATTCCTTGCAGCCATTCCGGGGTACAATGCGTTTCAGGCAGGGCAGGTGGTGTTCATGCCGGGCCTCAGTTCCGTCATGATGATGCTGGCGTTCCCGTTTATCGTCAAACTGCTCGATCCGCGAACAGCGGTGGTGCTGGGCTGCCTTATTGCCGGTATCAGCGCCTATCTGTTGACGGGGATGACCGCGCAATCGGTGGGCAGTGCATTCATCCTGCCGCAGGTGCTGTTCGGTGGCGGCGCTGCGGTCGCCACGCTTACGCTCCAGCAATCGTCCATCATCGCCGTCCCGCTGAAATACGCGGATGAGGCATCGGCGATCTTCATGGCGGCGCGCAACCTTGGCGGTTCGATCGGCCTTGCGATGATCGCCAGCTTTCAGGAACAGCGCATCGATGTGCACCGCTGGCAGATTCACGCCTCGATCAGCGCCAACGATATCGCCGTCCAGCAGGCGATGACCGATAATGCGGCCATGCTCGGCGGCGGGCCGGAAGGCATGGCGGGCGCTTACCGTATGCTCGATGGACAAGTGCGGCTGGATTCGCTGGTCATGTCGTTCAACGACATATTCCTGATGCTGGCGCTGGGCGCGGTGATCATCGCGCCGCTCGCCCTGCTTCTGCGCGGCGACCGCTCCGGCTCGGCAGCTGTCATGCACTGA
- a CDS encoding site-specific DNA-methyltransferase, protein MTNTLYYGDNLHVLREHVKDESVDLIYLDPPFNSNANYNILFKSPEGHNSDAQIEAFEDTWHWNDSAESAFDEVMRSGNTAAFELLRAMRGFLGDNDMMAYLAMMAVRLLELHRVLKPTGSLYLHCDPTAGHYLKLLLDGVFGPINFRNEITWLRYSRPKGSQHDSRRFGNSTDSILFYTKSDKYFFDSSRAGIPLSEDEIVKRYPLIDNNGRYSSGPLLRSEGMGARPNLVYEYNGFTPGLAGWRMTRDKLVELDRRGDIYWTSTGSPRRKIRPGDESVTVVNNLWADIPALESQAKERLGYPTQKPLALLERILAASSNEGDVVLDPFCGCGTAVHAAQKLGRQWLGIDVTHLAISLIEKRMKDAFPGAAFTVEGRPQDLGAALDLAERDKYQFQWWAVSLVDALPFGGRKKGADGGIDGLIYFKPDGKRTEKALVSVKGGKNVDVKMIRDLHSAMEREKAPFGVFICAGLPTKPMEREAASVGQWQNEYTGRSHPRLQILTLAELFKGKRPDIPWVDASVMKAAKREDTSRQGNLL, encoded by the coding sequence ATGACCAACACGCTTTATTACGGCGACAATCTTCATGTCCTGCGCGAACATGTGAAGGATGAGAGCGTCGATCTGATCTATCTTGATCCGCCGTTCAATTCGAACGCCAATTACAACATCCTGTTCAAATCGCCCGAAGGCCACAATTCGGACGCGCAGATCGAAGCGTTCGAGGATACGTGGCACTGGAATGACAGCGCCGAGAGCGCTTTCGATGAAGTGATGCGCAGCGGCAATACGGCGGCGTTCGAGCTGCTGCGGGCGATGCGCGGCTTTCTGGGCGATAACGACATGATGGCCTATCTTGCCATGATGGCGGTGCGCCTGCTGGAACTGCACCGCGTGCTGAAGCCGACCGGCTCGCTCTATCTGCACTGCGATCCGACCGCGGGCCATTACCTGAAGCTGCTGCTGGATGGGGTTTTTGGGCCAATTAATTTCCGCAACGAAATTACTTGGTTGCGTTATAGTCGCCCGAAGGGATCGCAGCACGATTCCAGACGCTTTGGTAATTCGACAGATTCAATTTTGTTCTACACAAAATCCGACAAATACTTTTTCGACTCATCAAGAGCGGGAATTCCGCTAAGCGAGGATGAAATCGTAAAACGCTATCCTCTAATTGACAATAATGGGAGATATAGCAGCGGCCCATTGCTTAGGTCTGAGGGTATGGGGGCAAGACCAAATCTCGTTTATGAGTATAATGGCTTTACTCCAGGTTTAGCAGGTTGGAGAATGACGAGGGATAAGCTCGTTGAACTCGACAGACGCGGTGACATCTATTGGACGTCTACTGGCAGTCCCCGTCGAAAAATAAGACCGGGCGATGAAAGTGTCACGGTCGTTAATAATCTTTGGGCTGATATTCCGGCGCTTGAGTCACAAGCCAAAGAGCGTTTAGGCTATCCCACACAAAAGCCGTTGGCTTTGTTAGAGCGAATTCTCGCAGCCTCTTCCAACGAAGGCGATGTGGTGCTCGATCCGTTCTGCGGCTGCGGGACGGCGGTTCATGCGGCACAGAAGCTGGGGCGGCAGTGGCTGGGGATCGACGTGACGCACCTTGCTATTTCGCTGATCGAAAAGCGGATGAAGGATGCCTTTCCCGGCGCCGCGTTCACCGTCGAAGGACGCCCGCAGGATCTTGGCGCAGCGCTCGATCTGGCGGAGCGCGACAAGTACCAGTTCCAGTGGTGGGCGGTCTCGCTGGTCGATGCGCTGCCGTTTGGCGGCAGGAAAAAGGGCGCGGACGGCGGGATCGACGGGCTGATCTATTTCAAGCCCGATGGCAAGCGCACCGAAAAGGCGCTCGTATCGGTCAAGGGCGGGAAGAACGTGGACGTGAAGATGATCCGCGACCTGCATTCCGCGATGGAGCGCGAGAAGGCTCCGTTCGGGGTGTTCATCTGCGCCGGATTGCCCACCAAGCCGATGGAGCGCGAGGCCGCATCGGTCGGCCAGTGGCAGAACGAATATACCGGGCGTTCGCATCCGCGCTTGCAGATTCTGACGCTGGCCGAACTGTTCAAGGGCAAGCGGCCCGATATTCCGTGGGTGGATGCCAGCGTGATGAAAGCGGCGAAGCGCGAGGACACATCGCGACAGGGAAATCTGTTATAG
- a CDS encoding argininosuccinate synthase produces the protein MSDIKKVVLAYSGGLDTSVILKWLQVTYNCEVVTFTADLGQGEELEPARAKAKLMGVPDHNIYIDDLREEFVRDFVFPMMRANARYEGDYLLGTSIARPLISKRLIEIARETGADAVAHGATGKGNDQVRFELSAYALEPGIKVIAPWREWDLTSRTALIAWAEKHQIPVPKDKRGESPFSTDANLLHTSSEGKVLEDPWAEVPDYVYSRTVNPEDAPDVPEYITIDFQRGDGVGLNGQAMSPATLLAALNDLGRKHGIGRLDLVENRFVGMKSRGMYETPGGEIYARAHRGIESITLDRGAAHLKDELMPKYAELIYNGFWFAPEREMLQAAIDHSQARVNGTVRLKLYKGNAWVVGRQSPDSLYSERHVTFEDDAGAYDQKDAAGFIKLNALRLRLLAQQGR, from the coding sequence ATGTCCGATATCAAGAAGGTCGTTCTCGCTTATTCCGGCGGCCTCGACACCTCCGTCATTCTCAAGTGGTTGCAGGTCACGTACAATTGCGAGGTGGTGACCTTCACCGCCGATCTCGGTCAGGGCGAGGAACTGGAGCCGGCACGCGCCAAGGCCAAGCTGATGGGCGTACCCGATCACAACATCTATATCGACGATCTGCGCGAGGAATTCGTGCGCGACTTCGTGTTCCCGATGATGCGCGCCAACGCCCGCTATGAAGGCGATTACCTGCTGGGCACCTCCATCGCCCGCCCGCTCATTTCCAAGCGCCTGATCGAGATCGCGCGCGAAACCGGCGCCGATGCGGTGGCGCATGGCGCCACAGGCAAGGGCAACGATCAGGTCCGCTTCGAACTGTCGGCCTATGCGCTGGAGCCGGGCATCAAGGTGATCGCACCGTGGCGCGAATGGGACTTGACCAGCCGCACCGCCCTGATCGCCTGGGCCGAAAAGCACCAGATTCCGGTGCCCAAGGACAAGCGTGGCGAAAGCCCGTTCAGCACCGATGCCAACCTGCTGCACACCTCGTCCGAAGGCAAGGTTCTGGAAGACCCCTGGGCCGAAGTGCCCGACTACGTCTATTCGCGCACCGTCAATCCTGAAGACGCGCCCGACGTGCCCGAATATATCACCATCGATTTCCAGCGCGGCGATGGCGTTGGCCTCAATGGTCAGGCGATGTCCCCCGCCACGCTGCTGGCCGCGCTCAACGATCTTGGCCGCAAGCATGGCATCGGCCGTCTGGACCTGGTCGAGAACCGCTTCGTCGGCATGAAGAGTCGCGGCATGTACGAAACGCCCGGTGGCGAAATCTATGCCCGCGCGCATCGCGGCATTGAAAGCATCACGCTCGACCGGGGTGCCGCGCACCTCAAGGACGAACTGATGCCCAAATATGCCGAGCTGATCTACAACGGCTTCTGGTTCGCGCCCGAACGCGAGATGCTGCAAGCCGCGATCGACCACAGCCAGGCCCGCGTCAACGGCACCGTGCGGCTGAAGCTGTACAAGGGCAACGCGTGGGTGGTCGGCCGCCAGTCCCCCGACAGCCTCTATTCCGAACGCCATGTGACGTTCGAGGATGACGCGGGCGCCTACGACCAGAAGGATGCTGCGGGCTTCATCAAGCTGAACGCGCTGCGCCTGCGCCTGCTGGCGCAGCAGGGCCGCTGA
- a CDS encoding cyclopropane-fatty-acyl-phospholipid synthase family protein produces MWLLDQLLKRLIHTGTLIVIDHDGREYTYGKGDAPTLAIRLTDKGAAMHIARDPRVGAGEAYMDGRLVVDPPHDIRDFILLVMSNARSVGGIDRKGWLRRMASGLVARADQFNQRAKASKNVVHHYDLTRQFYELFLDEDRQYTMAYYRDPANTLERAQIDKKALIAAKLCLEPGESAGVRVLDIGCGWGGLALYLHRHFGCEVLGVSLAPDQVKFAQERAEAAGVADKVRFQLIDYRDVTGTFDRITSVGMIEHVGAPHFAEYFAKTNDLLDPDGIMLTHTIGRAGRPGTTDKWTRKYIFPGGYIPAMSELVSALETTGWEVGDIEVLRYHYAYTLAEWYRRATMHRDEIVALYDERLFRMWQFYLAGAEQSFRHGGMVNFHIQSVKRRSALPMTRDYIQLEASRLSARDQAPAWHLDRVAAE; encoded by the coding sequence ATGTGGCTGCTCGACCAACTCCTGAAGCGTCTTATCCATACAGGCACGCTCATCGTGATCGATCACGACGGGCGGGAATATACCTATGGCAAGGGCGATGCACCGACGCTCGCCATCCGCCTGACAGACAAGGGCGCGGCCATGCACATCGCGCGCGACCCCCGTGTGGGCGCAGGCGAGGCTTACATGGATGGCCGACTCGTGGTCGACCCGCCACATGACATTCGCGATTTCATTCTTCTGGTCATGTCCAATGCCAGAAGCGTCGGCGGCATTGACCGCAAGGGCTGGCTGCGAAGGATGGCAAGCGGCCTTGTCGCTCGCGCCGACCAGTTCAACCAGCGCGCAAAGGCCTCGAAGAATGTCGTTCATCATTATGATCTCACGCGACAATTCTATGAGCTGTTTCTCGACGAGGACCGGCAATATACGATGGCTTATTACCGTGATCCGGCAAACACGCTGGAACGCGCACAGATCGACAAGAAAGCGCTGATCGCCGCCAAGCTGTGCCTTGAACCAGGAGAATCGGCGGGTGTTCGGGTGCTCGATATCGGCTGTGGCTGGGGCGGGCTGGCGCTCTACCTCCACCGCCACTTCGGCTGTGAAGTCCTTGGCGTCTCGCTCGCACCCGATCAGGTAAAGTTCGCCCAGGAACGCGCCGAGGCGGCAGGGGTGGCCGACAAGGTCCGCTTCCAGCTGATCGATTATCGCGACGTCACCGGCACGTTCGACCGCATCACCAGCGTCGGCATGATCGAGCATGTCGGCGCGCCGCACTTCGCCGAATACTTTGCCAAGACGAATGACCTGCTTGATCCCGATGGAATCATGCTCACCCATACCATCGGTCGCGCCGGGCGGCCCGGCACCACCGACAAGTGGACGCGCAAGTATATCTTCCCCGGCGGCTATATCCCGGCGATGAGCGAACTGGTGAGCGCGCTTGAAACAACCGGCTGGGAAGTGGGCGACATCGAAGTCCTGCGCTATCACTATGCCTATACCCTTGCCGAATGGTATCGCCGCGCCACGATGCATCGCGATGAAATCGTGGCGCTTTATGACGAACGCCTGTTTCGGATGTGGCAGTTCTATCTTGCCGGGGCCGAACAGAGCTTCCGCCACGGCGGCATGGTGAACTTCCATATCCAGAGCGTGAAACGCCGCAGCGCCCTGCCGATGACCCGCGACTACATCCAGCTCGAAGCCTCGCGCCTTTCCGCGCGCGATCAGGCACCTGCATGGCATCTTGACCGGGTGGCAGCGGAGTAA
- a CDS encoding glycine zipper 2TM domain-containing protein has translation MKKTILAAALAAVVIPSAPAFADPPRWAPAHGHRAKERNSIYDSRGRYIEPRRISSNDRVWRGNDGRYYCKRNNGTTGLIIGAAGGALLGRAIDTRGERATGTILGAVGGALLGREIERSGARCR, from the coding sequence ATGAAAAAGACAATCCTCGCCGCAGCGCTGGCAGCAGTCGTCATCCCGTCGGCCCCCGCCTTTGCCGATCCACCGCGCTGGGCACCGGCGCACGGGCACCGCGCCAAGGAGCGCAATTCAATCTATGACAGCCGCGGTCGCTATATCGAACCGCGCCGGATCAGCAGCAATGATCGCGTTTGGCGGGGAAATGACGGACGCTATTATTGCAAGCGGAACAACGGCACGACTGGTCTCATAATCGGCGCAGCAGGTGGAGCATTGCTGGGCCGGGCGATCGATACCCGTGGAGAAAGGGCAACAGGCACCATCCTCGGCGCAGTAGGCGGCGCTCTGCTGGGCCGTGAGATAGAGCGGAGTGGCGCTCGTTGCCGCTAA